From the genome of Leguminivora glycinivorella isolate SPB_JAAS2020 chromosome Z, LegGlyc_1.1, whole genome shotgun sequence, one region includes:
- the LOC125240584 gene encoding voltage-dependent calcium channel type A subunit alpha-1 — protein MAPLLQIGLLVLFAIVIFAIIGLEFYSGALHKTCYNLEDINEIMNEGDSATPCNADNKSLAPLGANVCEYDKSTCLEKWEGPNKGITSFDNIGFAMLTVFQCITMEGWTAILYWTNDALGSAFNWIYFVPLIVLGSFFMLNLVLGVLSGEFAKEREKVENRQEFLKLRRQQQLEKELNGYVEWICKAEEVILAEERTTEEEKMHIIEARRKAAAKKKLKNLGKSKSTDTEEEEQDEECGDDVPKKKQGFLKSKTRSVGKCADFWRAEKRFRFWIRHTVKTQWFYWFVIVLVLFNTICVAVEHYKQPKWLTSFLYYAEFVFLGLFMMEMWVKMYALGPRIYFESSFNRFDCVVISGSIFEVVWSEVKGGSFGLSVLRALRLLRIFKVTKYWSSLRNLVISLLNSMRSIISLLFLLFLFILIFALLGMQLFGGQFNFEEGTPPTNFNTFPIALLTVFQILTGEDWNEVMYHGIESQGGIQKGMIYSLYFVILVLFGNYTLLNVFLAIAVDNLANAQELTAAEEEQVEEDKEKQLAELKKEMGALHAVDGIPPEVDSPSPTTRKNKKKEEAKKEDDDEVPDGPKPMLPYSSMFILSPTNPIRRGAHWVVNLKYFDFFIMIVICMSSAALAAEDPVVEESAWNKILNLFDYAFTGVFTVEMLLKIVDLGILFHPGAYLRDLWNIMDAAVVICALVSFGFEIGGVKKGAQNLSTIKSLRVLRVLRPLKTIKRIPKLKAVFDCVVNSLKNVINILIVYILFQFIFAVIAVQLFNGKFFHCNDISKNTFEDCQGSYFVYEANSLLPKVSKRQWTTQFFHYDNVATAMLTLFAVQTGEGWPQVLQNSMAATYEDRGPIQNFRIEMSIFYIVYFVVFPFFFVNIFVALIIITFQEQGEAELQDGEIDKNQKSCIDFTIEARPLERYMPSKRASFKYKVWRIVVSTPFEYFIMTLIVLNTLLLMMKFHEAPTLLMDSLSLMNLIFTIFFFLETVMKLIAFGCQNFFKDPWNTFDFITVIGSIIDALIMELGENTFNVGFLRLFRAARLIKLLRQGYTIRILLWTFVQSFKALPYVCLLIAMLFFIYAIIGMQVFGNIDLAPDSDMNRHNNFQSFIQALMLLFRCATGESWPNIMLACLKPAKCDEKAGKSPSEPCGSTLAYAYFVSFIFFCSFLMLNLFVAVIMDNFDYLTRDSSILGAHHLDEFVRIWAEYDPNATGKIHFTEMYDMLKNMDPPLGFGNKCPNRLAYKKLIRMNMPLDDEGKVNFTTTLFALIRENLNIKMRSADEMDQADEELRETITHIWPLQAKKMLDLLVPRNDVLNTGKMTVGKIYAGLLILESWRSTRFGRNPQGVTAFGENSPTANQPKASFFNCLLDVAAGLGPGSRAGSLSHEPPVALPAAAHHEDHDSHTLADLARRNTRKSLKNNKKVLELQDVASHHASIESLDEARLTAPHTYQNGHHGRSSSLRRTPSPRRRGHYGGYHHDIGFSDTVSNVVEIVKHEHQRHGRSHRPPHHYHPHGKEWRAPHPTTSLSQPSRSPSPPHHTYVWAPIGERERERDREWRAWRDRSWERDGARRGRGRQLPPTPTKPSTLQVKQQPPFTRITHSPSHLSLRQTVRDPVEPLHDEYEYGREVERLIHRDYRSRDRRGRGYESERGGRSYEPVAPLSYEAALALGRGGGGGGARALPSPAPPSRLPNGYKPRARHSDSDEDDWC, from the exons AGAGTTCGCTAAAGAAAGAGAGAAAGTAGAAAATAGGCAAGAATTTCTTAAATTAAGAAGACAACAGCAACTAGAAAAAGAACTCAATGGTTATGTTGAGTGGATATGTAAAGCCG AGGAAGTAATTTTAGCTGAAGAAAGAACCACCGAGGAGGAGAAAATGCACATAATAGAAG CGAGGAGAAAAGCAGCGGCCAAAAAGAAGTTAAAAAACCTCGGAAAAAGTAAAAGCACCGACACTGAAGAGGAGGAGCAGGACGAGGAGTGCGGTGACGACG TTCCAAAGAAAAAGCAAG GTTTTTTGAAGAGCAAGACGCGTTCGGTGGGCAAGTGTGCAGACTTCTGGCGGGCGGAAAAGAGATTTCGTTTTTGGATCCGGCACACGGTGAAGACGCAATGGTTCTACTGGTTCGTCATTGTGCTGGTGTTGTTCAACACGATATGTGTCGCCGTAGAGCATTATAAACAACCTAAATGGCTAACCTCatttttat ATTATGCCGAATTTGTGTTCTTGGGTCTTTTTATGATGGAGATGTGGGTGAAGATGTATGCTTTGGGACCGCGAATATACTTCGAATCTTCTTTCAACCGGTTTGACTGCGTGGTCATATCGGGATCCATATTCGAAGTGGTGTGGTCCGAGGTGAAGGGAGGCTCGTTTGGCCTGTCTGTGTTGAGAGCGTTAAGACTGCTGAGGATATTCAAG GTCACCAAATACTGGTCATCCCTCAGGAACCTAGTGATATCACTGCTGAACTCCATGAGATCCATCATCTCACTGCTGTTCCTCCTGTTCTTGTTTATCCTCATCTTCGCTTTGCTCGGCATGCAGTTGTTCGGCGGCCAGTTCAACTTCGAGGAGGGAACGCCGCCGACTAACTTCAATACCTTCCCTATAGCGCTGCTTACTGTCTTCCAG aTTTTAACAGGTGAAGATTGGAACGAAGTGATGTATCACGGCATCGAATCACAGGGTGGCATTCAGAAGGGCATGATCTACTCTTTGTATTTCGTTATATTGGTGCTTTTCGGGAACTATACACTGCTCAACGTGTTTCTTGCCATCGCTGTCGATAACTTGGCTAACGCTCAG GAGTTGACGGCGGCGGAAGAGGAGCAGGTGGAGGAGGACAAGGAGAAGCAACTTGCA GAATTGAAGAAAGAGATGGGAGCGTTACACGCGGTGGACGGGATACCACCCGAAGTAGATTCCCCGTCGCCCACTACCAGGAAG AACAAAAAGAAAGAAGAGGCCaaaaaggaggatgatgacgagGTGCCAGATGGACCAAAACCAATGCTGCCATATTCGTCCATGTTCATTTTGTCACCCACTAATCC AATTAGGAGAGGCGCACATTGGGTtgtaaatttaaaatactttgatttttttatcatGATTGTTATATGTATGAGTTCTGCGGCTTTAGCAGCTGAAGATCCTGTAGTTGAAGAAAGCGCCTG gaataaaatattaaatttattcgaTTACGCGTTCACCGGTGTATTCACCGTTGAAATGTTACTCAAGATTGTTGATCTGGGTATACTATTTCACCCGGGTGCTTATCTTCGTGATCTGTGGAACATCATGGATGCTGCTGTCGTAATATGTGCCCTAGTAAGCTTCGGTTTTGAAATCGG AGGCGTGAAAAAGGGCGCTCAGAATCTATCGACGATAAAGTCGTTAAGAGTGTTGCGAGTGTTAAGACCGTTGAAAACTATAAAACGAATCCCTAAATTAAAAGCAGTGTTTGACTGTGTGGTGAACTCTTTGAAAAACGTCATAAACATTCTCATAGTGTACATATTGTTTCAATTCATATTTGCTGTAATTGCAGTACAACTttttaatggtaaattttttcaCTGCAACGATATCAGTAAGAATACATTTGAAGACTGCCA AGGGTCGTATTTCGTCTACGAGGCGAATAGCCTGCTGCCGAAAGTAAGCAAACGGCAGTGGACGACGCAATTCTTCCATTACGACAACGTCGCCACTGCCATGCTCACGCTTTTTGCGGTACAGACGGGAGAAGGGTGGCCACA GGTGTTACAAAACTCCATGGCTGCTACATATGAAGATAGGGGACCCATACAAAACTTTCGAATAGAAATGTCCATATtttatatagtttattttgtgGTGTTTCCGTTCTTCTTTGTTAATATATTCGTAGCTCTGATAATTATCACATTTCAAGAGCAAGGTGAAGCCGAATTACAAGACGGTGAAATTGATAAGAATCAG AAATCGTGTATAGACTTTACTATAGAAGCGCGGCCTCTTGAAAGGTATATGCCAAGCAAAAGGGCGAGTTTTAAGTACAAAGTGTGGAGAATAGTAGTCTCTACGCCTTTTGAGTACTTCATCATGACTCTCATCGTACTCAACACATTGTTACTCATGATGAAG TTTCACGAGGCTCCAACACTACTCATGGACTCGTTATCATTAATGAACCTCATCTTTACGATCTTCTTCTTTCTCGAGACCGTTATGAAGCTGATTGCCTTCGGATGTCAG AATTTTTTCAAAGATCCATGGAATACATTCGATTTTATAACGGTCATTGGAAGTATTATTGACGCTCTCATCATGGAATTGGGC GAGAACACTTTCAACGTCGGTTTCCTCCGCCTGTTTCGAGCCGCGCGACTGATCAAGCTGCTCAGGCAGGGCTACACCATTCGAATACTGTTGTGGACGTTCGTGCAGAGCTTCAAAGCCTTACCCTACGTGTGCCTTCTCATCGCGATGCTCTTCTTTATCTACGCCATCATTGGGATGCAG GTGTTTGGCAATATAGACTTAGCACCCGACTCAGATATGAACAGACACAACAACTTTCAAAGCTTCATTCAAGCACTCATGCTACTATTCAG ATGCGCAACGGGCGAGTCCTGGCCTAACATCATGCTGGCGTGCCTCAAGCCGGCAAAGTGCGACGAGAAGGCCGGGAAGAGTCCAAGCGAACCTTGCGGAAGCACGCTGGCTTACGCCTACTTCGTATCGTTTATATTCTTCTGTTCCTTTCTT ATGTTAAATTTATTCGTTGCCGTCATTATGGATAATTTTGATTACCTAACGAGGGATTCGTCCATCCTCGGCGCACATCACCTTGATGAGTTTGTTAGAATATGGGCAGAATACGACCCAAATGCCAC cGGAAAGATCCATTTTACGGAAATGTAtgatatgttaaaaaatatggatCCTCCGTTGGGGTTTGGTAACAAGTGTCCGAATAGGTTGGCCTATAAGAAATTAATTAGAATGAATATGCCGTTAGACGACGAAGGAAAGGTTAATTTTACTACCACTCTCTTTGCGTTGATACGGGAAAATTTAAACATCAAGATGAGATCAG CGGACGAGATGGACCAAGCGGATGAAGAGCTGAGGGAAACGATCACTCACATATGGCCATTGCAAGCGAAGAAAATGTTAGATTTGCTGGTGCCTCGAAACGATGTACTCAATACAGGGAAAATGACCGTGGGCAAGATCTACGCGGGCCTCCTCATCCTCGAGAGCTGGAGATCTACTAGGTTTGGCCGGAATCCGCAGGGCGTCACG GCATTCGGCGAGAATAGCCCTACGGCCAATCAGCCG AAGGCGTCCTTCTTTAACTGCCTGTTGGACGTGGCGGCGGGGCTGGGCCCGGGCTCGCGCGCCGGCTCGCTCAGCCACGAGCCGCCCGTCGCCCTGCCGGCCGCTGCCCATCACGAGGACCACGACTCCCACACCCTCGCGGACCTCGCCCGACGGAACACCAGAAAGTCACTCAA GAACAATAAAAAG GTGTTGGAGTTGCAAGACGTAGCTTCACACCACGCGTCTATTGAGTCTCTGGACGAGGCGCGACTAACGGCGCCGCACACCTACCAAAACGGTCACCACGGCAGGTCTTCCAGTTTGAG ACGGACGCCCAGTCCGAGGCGGCGCGGGCACTACGGGGGCTACCACCACGACATCGGGTTCTCGGACACGGTCAGCAACGTCGTCGAGATAGTGAAGCACGAACACCAGCGGCACGGCCGCTCGCATCGCCCGCCACACCATTACCATCCACATG GGAAGGAGTGGAGAGCGCCGCACCCAACGACCAGCCTGAGCCAGCCCTCGCGGTCGCCCAGCCCGCCACACCACACCTACG TTTGGGCTCCAATAGGTGAGCGAGAGCGGGAAAGGGACCGCGAATGGCGAGCCTGGCGGGACCGGTCGTGGGAGCGAGACGGGGCGCGGCGCGGCCGCGGCCGGCAGCTCCCGCCCACGCCTACCAAGCCGTCCACGCTGCAGGTCAAGCAGCAGCCACCGTTCACTCGAATCACCCATAGCCCCTCTCAT TTATCATTGAGGCAAACGGTGCGGGACCCGGTGGAGCCTTTGCACGATGAGTACGAGTATGGCCGAGAAGTAGAAAGACTGATACACCGAGACTATAGATCTAGAGATAG ACGCGGGCGGGGCTACGAGAGCGAGCGGGGAGGGCGGTCGTACGAGCCGGTGGCGCCGCTGTCGTACGAGGCCGCGCTGGCGCttgggcgcggcggcggcggcggcggcgcgcgcgcgctgcCCTCACCCGCGCCGCCCTCGCGCCTGCCCAACGGCTACAAGCCGCGCGCGCGCCACTCCGACTCCGACGAGGACGACTGGTGCTAG